In Corynebacterium nuruki S6-4, the following proteins share a genomic window:
- a CDS encoding PH domain-containing protein — MSAAETVKNTQATSTTGEDWQLVVTSPWMRKLAWILIAVVMVVHIFMAVVSGVGDTGATVTGVDQVSFIGLGLLISAACLLLRRPRVRVNRRGVEVRNIFGAQFYPWEMIHGLSFPRNSRSARLELPDFEFVPMMAMQIGDKATIAGTVEAFRTLEDKYMPDE, encoded by the coding sequence GTGAGCGCGGCTGAGACAGTGAAGAACACCCAGGCGACCAGCACCACCGGCGAGGACTGGCAGCTGGTGGTCACCTCCCCCTGGATGCGGAAACTCGCGTGGATCCTCATCGCCGTCGTCATGGTCGTGCACATCTTCATGGCGGTCGTGTCCGGGGTGGGGGACACCGGCGCCACCGTCACGGGTGTGGACCAGGTCTCCTTCATCGGCCTCGGACTGCTGATCTCGGCGGCCTGCCTCCTGCTGCGCCGCCCCCGGGTCCGCGTGAACCGGCGTGGGGTGGAGGTGCGCAACATCTTCGGCGCACAGTTCTACCCGTGGGAGATGATCCACGGCCTGTCCTTCCCCCGGAACAGCCGGTCCGCCCGGCTCGAGCTGCCGGACTTCGAGTTCGTGCCGATGATGGCGATGCAGATCGGGGACAAGGCCACGATCGCCGGGACCGTCGAAGCCTTCCGTACGCTGGAAGACAAGTACATGCCCGACGAGTAG
- the ribH gene encoding 6,7-dimethyl-8-ribityllumazine synthase: MSAEGLAQITLRPGAGEGLRMAVISAAWNAEITDRLHDHAVAALRELGVQVDDWRVAGAVELPVVAAEALKTRDAVVANGCVIRGDTAHFDYVCRSVTDGLTRVALDAGKPVGNGVLTVENHQQAVDRSGVDGAVEDKGADAARAALHSVLVLRDIAARG; the protein is encoded by the coding sequence ATGTCCGCTGAAGGACTCGCCCAGATCACGCTGCGCCCCGGCGCCGGGGAGGGCCTGCGCATGGCCGTCATCTCCGCAGCCTGGAACGCGGAGATCACCGACCGGTTGCACGACCACGCCGTCGCCGCCCTGCGGGAACTCGGCGTGCAGGTCGACGACTGGCGGGTAGCCGGGGCCGTCGAGCTGCCCGTCGTCGCCGCCGAGGCACTGAAGACGCGGGACGCCGTCGTCGCCAACGGTTGCGTCATCCGGGGCGACACCGCCCACTTCGACTATGTCTGCCGGTCGGTCACCGACGGTCTGACCCGGGTCGCCCTTGACGCGGGAAAGCCGGTCGGCAACGGCGTCCTGACGGTGGAGAACCACCAGCAGGCCGTCGACCGCTCCGGCGTCGACGGTGCGGTGGAGGACAAGGGGGCGGACGCCGCCCGCGCCGCCCTGCACTCCGTCCTCGTGCTGCGGGACATCGCCGCGCGGGGGTGA
- the uvrC gene encoding excinuclease ABC subunit UvrC, whose translation MADPASYRPAPGTIPTDPGVYTFRDADDRVLYVGKAKNLRNRLSNYFQDPAHLNPRIRTMVYTADHVQWTVVSSELEALNLEYTWIKKFAPRFNVMYRDDKTYPMLAVSVKEKFPRAFLYRGPRKKGVRYFGPYPKAWAIRETLESLTRVFPVRTCTAGVYRRHEQLGRPCLLGYIDRCSAPCVGRISPSQHMELVDGFCSFLAGGNTDRVMRDVRHEMEAAAGDLDFERAASLRDQLGAMEKAMEKQAVVFSDRTDADLIAVVTDELEAAVQIFHVRGGRIRGQRGWVVERTASTEDSGETGGDGVASLLEDFLTQFYGETSELQNATESAVAGSSKAEGARSREVTLEPVPREILVPELPTNVAKLTEWLTGLRGARVTVRTAQRGDKRALMETAANNATLALKQHKLARVGDLTARTAALKELQEALWMDEPPLRIECTDISHIQGTDVVASLVVFEDGLPRKSDYRRYRIKEAAGGGHSDDVASIAEVVRRRFRRYREDRSAVPVGEETLGAERLEGEVTAEEAEAGSKKFAYPPQLFIVDGGRPQVEAAQAVLDELGVTDVTLVGIAKRLEEIWVPGEEYPVIVPRNSQALYLVQQLRDEAHRFAITFHRSSRGKRMTRSALDDVPGLGPKRRAQLVKAFGSVAKVREAGEDAVAALPGFGPKLAANVIAALSPAADG comes from the coding sequence ATGGCAGACCCCGCCTCCTACCGCCCTGCCCCCGGCACGATCCCCACCGACCCGGGGGTCTACACCTTCCGGGACGCCGACGACCGCGTCCTGTACGTCGGCAAGGCCAAGAACCTGCGGAACCGGCTGTCCAACTACTTCCAGGACCCGGCACACCTCAATCCGCGGATCCGCACGATGGTGTACACGGCCGACCACGTGCAGTGGACGGTCGTCTCTAGTGAACTCGAGGCACTCAATCTCGAGTACACGTGGATCAAGAAGTTCGCCCCGCGGTTCAACGTCATGTACCGCGACGACAAGACCTACCCGATGCTCGCGGTCAGCGTGAAGGAGAAGTTCCCCCGCGCGTTCCTCTACCGCGGACCGCGGAAGAAGGGGGTCCGCTACTTCGGGCCGTACCCGAAGGCGTGGGCGATCCGGGAGACCCTGGAATCCCTGACCCGCGTCTTCCCGGTGCGGACCTGCACCGCCGGGGTCTACCGGCGCCACGAGCAGCTGGGACGCCCCTGCCTGCTCGGCTACATCGACCGGTGCTCGGCACCGTGTGTCGGCCGGATCTCGCCGTCACAGCACATGGAGCTGGTCGACGGGTTCTGTTCCTTCCTCGCCGGCGGCAACACCGACCGGGTGATGCGCGACGTCCGCCACGAGATGGAGGCGGCGGCCGGCGACCTGGACTTCGAACGGGCCGCTTCACTGCGGGACCAGCTCGGTGCGATGGAGAAGGCCATGGAGAAGCAGGCCGTGGTCTTCTCCGACCGGACCGACGCCGACCTCATCGCCGTGGTCACCGACGAGCTCGAGGCCGCGGTGCAGATCTTCCACGTCCGCGGCGGACGGATCCGCGGCCAGCGCGGCTGGGTCGTCGAACGGACCGCCTCCACCGAGGACAGCGGTGAGACCGGCGGGGACGGGGTGGCGTCCCTGCTGGAGGATTTCCTCACCCAGTTCTACGGCGAGACCTCGGAGCTGCAGAACGCCACCGAATCCGCGGTGGCCGGCAGCTCGAAGGCGGAGGGGGCGCGCAGCCGGGAGGTGACGCTGGAACCGGTGCCCCGGGAGATCCTCGTGCCCGAACTGCCGACCAATGTCGCGAAACTCACCGAGTGGCTCACCGGCCTGCGGGGGGCGCGGGTCACCGTGCGTACCGCACAGCGCGGTGACAAGCGGGCGCTGATGGAGACCGCCGCCAACAACGCCACCCTGGCACTCAAGCAGCACAAGCTCGCCCGCGTCGGCGACCTCACCGCCCGCACCGCCGCGCTCAAGGAACTGCAGGAGGCGCTGTGGATGGACGAGCCGCCGCTGCGCATCGAGTGCACCGACATCTCGCACATCCAGGGCACCGATGTCGTCGCCAGCCTCGTCGTCTTCGAGGACGGACTGCCCCGCAAGTCGGACTACCGCCGGTACCGCATCAAGGAGGCGGCCGGCGGCGGCCACTCCGACGATGTGGCGTCGATCGCCGAGGTCGTGCGCCGCCGGTTCCGGCGCTACCGCGAGGACCGGTCCGCCGTGCCCGTCGGGGAGGAGACCCTCGGGGCGGAACGGCTGGAGGGTGAGGTCACCGCCGAGGAGGCGGAGGCCGGGTCGAAGAAGTTCGCCTACCCGCCGCAGCTGTTCATCGTCGACGGTGGCCGGCCCCAGGTCGAGGCGGCACAGGCGGTCCTCGACGAGCTCGGGGTGACCGACGTGACCCTGGTGGGCATCGCCAAGCGCCTCGAGGAGATCTGGGTGCCGGGGGAGGAGTACCCGGTGATCGTGCCGCGCAACTCGCAGGCGCTGTACCTGGTGCAGCAGCTGCGCGATGAGGCGCACCGGTTCGCCATCACGTTCCACCGGTCCAGCCGCGGCAAGCGGATGACCCGCTCCGCGCTCGACGACGTGCCGGGGCTGGGGCCGAAGCGGCGGGCGCAGCTGGTGAAGGCCTTCGGGTCGGTGGCGAAGGTCCGCGAGGCGGGGGAGGACGCCGTCGCGGCACTGCCCGGCTTCGGACCGAAACTGGCGGCGAACGTCATCGCGGCATTGTCGCCCGCGGCCGACGGCTAG